The Nerophis lumbriciformis linkage group LG05, RoL_Nlum_v2.1, whole genome shotgun sequence genome contains a region encoding:
- the LOC133606655 gene encoding uncharacterized protein isoform X3: MFRKEKRSAPTVPSLPPRLPTVPSLPPRLPTVPSLPPRPNEQDLDNPITHSSEVQDSGGTQQTPSTVGKSATEDLPDVGTNPTPNPGMLKGVMQKVNPFKTSSQVPETGGSESSGQHPGMFKGMIQKVNPFKSSTQAPKHEPQDAEPQEPRDEFNEKEKPGMMAGVLHKVNPFKSSTQTPKHEPQDAEPRDEFNEKEKPGMMASVFKVNPFKSSTQTPKHEPQDAEPRDEFNEKEVPKPGMMASVFKVNPFKSSTQTPKHEPQDAEPGDEFNEKEKPGMMAGVLHKVNPFKYSQPKDTQPLQRDVSSSEESLVDNNNLPEKPKSRGLKGFMHKVIPSRSSTPMSQEDTVDSDTSLKQDVQPLACSSESLNDGAVETHSVWYVDDPSNCELKTQPNEKRKTFRIKRIIPSGLFRAKDSNASADTQPLPQEVEVQTLEMVEMTALNDGSSLDPLEDEDGLLAWWRTVDGWTEWNEATQNNDAEEIVEQAADRVFMAARLFVRLFNHRGASLQQRILELVTLADAADNFHKKTVKASIGGGVASVAGSITTITGLILAPFTAGTSLIVTAVGIGVATAGGVASASANITDTVHSKTDRKKVEKMIQDYQEQINDIKECLEFLQEGMDTLEEWNFEQYAESISKKHLNQNVKHVMKEGGRAGKALVINTESLINTVQVLSVAGGAAKAAQAMSITTGVMSGLFLALDLFFLAKDSAELKKGAKTEFAAKIREVCKDLQDGLLELNRIKEELQKTMDGIEVEVEEEDEEILKSDLKKLIELED, translated from the exons ATGTTTCGCAAAGAAAAGCGCTCAGCACCCACTGTTCCCTCACTTCCACCGAGATTGCCCACAGTTCCATCACTTCCACCGAGATTGCCCACAGTTCCATCACTTCCACCGAGGCCCAATGAACAG GATCTGGACAATCCAATCACACACAGCTCTGAAGTACAAGACTCAGGCGGAACCCAGCAG acACCCTCCACGGTTGGCAAAAGTGCCACTGAAGACTTGCCAGATGTAGGAACAAATCCCACACCG AACCCTGGTATGCTTAAAGGGGTCATGCAGAAGGTAAACCCATTCAAGACTTCCTCTCAA GTCCCTGAAACTGGAGGGTCTGAGTCATCAGGACAG CACCCGGGAATGTTTAAAGGGATGATCCAGAAAGTCAATCCATTCAAGTCTTCAACACAG GCACCAAAGCATGAGCCTCAGGATGCAGAGCCCCAAGAGCCCAGAGACGAATTCAATGAAAAAGAG aaaccaGGAATGATGGCAGGTGTATTACATAAAGTCAATCCATTCAAGTCTTCAACACAG ACACCAAAGCATGAGCCTCAGGATGCAGAGCCCAGAGATGAATTCAATGAAAAAGAG aaACCAGGAATGATGGCAAGTGTATTCAAAGTCAATCCATTCAAGTCTTCAACACAG ACACCAAAGCATGAGCCTCAGGATGCAGAGCCCAGAGATGAATTCAATGAAAAAGAGGTACCG aAACCAGGAATGATGGCAAGTGTATTCAAAGTCAATCCATTCAAGTCTTCAACACAG ACACCAAAGCATGAGCCTCAGGATGCAGAGCCCGGAGATGAATTCAATGAAAAAGAG aaaccaGGAATGATGGCAGGTGTATTACATAAAGTCAATCCATTCAAATACTCACAGCCAAAG GACACGCAGCCTCTCCAGCGTGACGTCTCATCCAGCGAAGAAAGCCTGGTCGATAACAACAACTTGCCTGAGAAGCCG aaGAGCAGAGGGCTGAAGGGGTTTATGCACAAAGTCATACCATCAAGGTCGAGCACACCG ATGTCACAAGAGGATACTGTGGACTCTGATACATCTCTGAAGCAG GATGTCCAACCATTGGCGTGCAGCTCTGAGAGTTTAAATGATGGCGCAGTAGAGACACAT TCTGTTTGGTACGTAGATGATCCCAGCAACTGTGAGTTGAAAACTCAGCCAAATGAGAAAAGAAAG accTTCAGAATCAAAAGAATTATTCCAAGTGGGCTTTTTCGAGCAAAG GACTCAAACGCATCGGCCGACACACAGCCTTTGCCACAG GAGGTGGAGGTCCAAACACTGGAGATGGTTGAAATGACTGCACTCAATGATGGAAGCTCCTTAGACCCTTTGGAG GATGAAGATGGACTACTGGCATGGTGGAGAACAGTCGATG gctggACTGAGTGGAACGAGGCCACCCAGAATAATGACGCTGAGGA GATAGTGGAACAAGCGGCCGATCGTGTCTTCATGGCGGCTCGGCTCTTTGTTCGCCTTTTCAACCATCGTGGCGCTTCTCTGCAGCAGCGCATCCTGGAGCTCGTCACGCTGGCTGACGCCGCTGACAACTTTCACAAGAAGACTGTTAAGGCCAGCATCGGTGGTGGTGTGGCCAGCGTGGCAGGCTCTATTACCACCATCACCGGTCTGATCCTGGCCCCGTTCACGGCAGGAACGTCGCTCATTGTCACAGCTGTGGGTATCGGCGTTGCCACAGCGGGTGGCGTAGCCTCTGCCTCCGCCAACATCACAGACACGGTGCATTCGAAGACGGATCGTAAGAAGGTGGAAAAAATGATCCAAGACTACCAGGAGCAGATCAATGACATCAAAGAGTGTCTGGAGTTCTTGCAG GAAGGGATGGACACTCTTGAGGAGTGGAACTTTGAGCAGTACGCCGAGAGCATCTCCAAAAAACATCTCAACCAGAACGTCAAACATGTCATGAAGGAGGGCGGCCGGGCTGGCAAAGCTTTGGTCATTAACACAGAAAGCCTGATCAACACTGTCCAGGTCCTCAGTGTGGCGGGTGGTGCTGCCAAAGCAGCCCAGGCGATGAGCATCACCACTGGGGTCATGTCGGGCCTCTTCCTGGCACTAGATCTCTTCTTCTTGGCCAAGGACTCTGCAGAGCTGAAAAAGGGTGCCAAGACTGAGTTCGCCGCGAAAATCAGAGAAGTTTGCAAAGACCTACAGGATGGACTCCTGGAGCTGAACCGCATCAAGGAAGAGCTGCAGAAGACGATGGATGGCATCGAGGTGGAAGTGGAAGAAGAGGACGAGGAGATTTTGAAGTCTGATCTGAAGAAACTCATTGAGCTGGAAGATTGA
- the LOC133606655 gene encoding uncharacterized protein isoform X8, which translates to MFRKEKRSAPTVPSLPPRLPTVPSLPPRLPTVPSLPPRPNEQDLDNPITHSSEVQDSGGTQQTPSTVGKSATEDLPDVGTNPTPNPGMLKGVMQKVNPFKTSSQVPETGGSESSGQHPGMFKGMIQKVNPFKSSTQAPKHEPQDAEPQEPRDEFNEKEKPGMMAGVLHKVNPFKSSTQTPKHEPQDAEPGDEFNEKEKPGMMAGVLHKVNPFKYSQPKDTQPLQRDVSSSEESLVDNNNLPEKPKSRGLKGFMHKVIPSRSSTPMSQEDTVDSDTSLKQDVQPLACSSESLNDGAVETHSVWYVDDPSNCELKTQPNEKRKTFRIKRIIPSGLFRAKDSNASADTQPLPQEVEVQTLEMVEMTALNDGSSLDPLEDEDGLLAWWRTVDGWTEWNEATQNNDAEEIVEQAADRVFMAARLFVRLFNHRGASLQQRILELVTLADAADNFHKKTVKASIGGGVASVAGSITTITGLILAPFTAGTSLIVTAVGIGVATAGGVASASANITDTVHSKTDRKKVEKMIQDYQEQINDIKECLEFLQEGMDTLEEWNFEQYAESISKKHLNQNVKHVMKEGGRAGKALVINTESLINTVQVLSVAGGAAKAAQAMSITTGVMSGLFLALDLFFLAKDSAELKKGAKTEFAAKIREVCKDLQDGLLELNRIKEELQKTMDGIEVEVEEEDEEILKSDLKKLIELED; encoded by the exons ATGTTTCGCAAAGAAAAGCGCTCAGCACCCACTGTTCCCTCACTTCCACCGAGATTGCCCACAGTTCCATCACTTCCACCGAGATTGCCCACAGTTCCATCACTTCCACCGAGGCCCAATGAACAG GATCTGGACAATCCAATCACACACAGCTCTGAAGTACAAGACTCAGGCGGAACCCAGCAG acACCCTCCACGGTTGGCAAAAGTGCCACTGAAGACTTGCCAGATGTAGGAACAAATCCCACACCG AACCCTGGTATGCTTAAAGGGGTCATGCAGAAGGTAAACCCATTCAAGACTTCCTCTCAA GTCCCTGAAACTGGAGGGTCTGAGTCATCAGGACAG CACCCGGGAATGTTTAAAGGGATGATCCAGAAAGTCAATCCATTCAAGTCTTCAACACAG GCACCAAAGCATGAGCCTCAGGATGCAGAGCCCCAAGAGCCCAGAGACGAATTCAATGAAAAAGAG aaaccaGGAATGATGGCAGGTGTATTACATAAAGTCAATCCATTCAAGTCTTCAACACAG ACACCAAAGCATGAGCCTCAGGATGCAGAGCCCGGAGATGAATTCAATGAAAAAGAG aaaccaGGAATGATGGCAGGTGTATTACATAAAGTCAATCCATTCAAATACTCACAGCCAAAG GACACGCAGCCTCTCCAGCGTGACGTCTCATCCAGCGAAGAAAGCCTGGTCGATAACAACAACTTGCCTGAGAAGCCG aaGAGCAGAGGGCTGAAGGGGTTTATGCACAAAGTCATACCATCAAGGTCGAGCACACCG ATGTCACAAGAGGATACTGTGGACTCTGATACATCTCTGAAGCAG GATGTCCAACCATTGGCGTGCAGCTCTGAGAGTTTAAATGATGGCGCAGTAGAGACACAT TCTGTTTGGTACGTAGATGATCCCAGCAACTGTGAGTTGAAAACTCAGCCAAATGAGAAAAGAAAG accTTCAGAATCAAAAGAATTATTCCAAGTGGGCTTTTTCGAGCAAAG GACTCAAACGCATCGGCCGACACACAGCCTTTGCCACAG GAGGTGGAGGTCCAAACACTGGAGATGGTTGAAATGACTGCACTCAATGATGGAAGCTCCTTAGACCCTTTGGAG GATGAAGATGGACTACTGGCATGGTGGAGAACAGTCGATG gctggACTGAGTGGAACGAGGCCACCCAGAATAATGACGCTGAGGA GATAGTGGAACAAGCGGCCGATCGTGTCTTCATGGCGGCTCGGCTCTTTGTTCGCCTTTTCAACCATCGTGGCGCTTCTCTGCAGCAGCGCATCCTGGAGCTCGTCACGCTGGCTGACGCCGCTGACAACTTTCACAAGAAGACTGTTAAGGCCAGCATCGGTGGTGGTGTGGCCAGCGTGGCAGGCTCTATTACCACCATCACCGGTCTGATCCTGGCCCCGTTCACGGCAGGAACGTCGCTCATTGTCACAGCTGTGGGTATCGGCGTTGCCACAGCGGGTGGCGTAGCCTCTGCCTCCGCCAACATCACAGACACGGTGCATTCGAAGACGGATCGTAAGAAGGTGGAAAAAATGATCCAAGACTACCAGGAGCAGATCAATGACATCAAAGAGTGTCTGGAGTTCTTGCAG GAAGGGATGGACACTCTTGAGGAGTGGAACTTTGAGCAGTACGCCGAGAGCATCTCCAAAAAACATCTCAACCAGAACGTCAAACATGTCATGAAGGAGGGCGGCCGGGCTGGCAAAGCTTTGGTCATTAACACAGAAAGCCTGATCAACACTGTCCAGGTCCTCAGTGTGGCGGGTGGTGCTGCCAAAGCAGCCCAGGCGATGAGCATCACCACTGGGGTCATGTCGGGCCTCTTCCTGGCACTAGATCTCTTCTTCTTGGCCAAGGACTCTGCAGAGCTGAAAAAGGGTGCCAAGACTGAGTTCGCCGCGAAAATCAGAGAAGTTTGCAAAGACCTACAGGATGGACTCCTGGAGCTGAACCGCATCAAGGAAGAGCTGCAGAAGACGATGGATGGCATCGAGGTGGAAGTGGAAGAAGAGGACGAGGAGATTTTGAAGTCTGATCTGAAGAAACTCATTGAGCTGGAAGATTGA
- the LOC133606655 gene encoding uncharacterized protein isoform X4 — MFRKEKRSAPTVPSLPPRLPTVPSLPPRLPTVPSLPPRPNEQDLDNPITHSSEVQDSGGTQQTPSTVGKSATEDLPDVGTNPTPNPGMLKGVMQKVNPFKTSSQVPETGGSESSGQHPGMFKGMIQKVNPFKSSTQAPKHEPQDAEPQEPRDEFNEKEKPGMMAGVLHKVNPFKSSTQTPKHEPQDAEPRDEFNEKEKPGMMASVFKVNPFKSSTQTPKHEPQDAEPRDEFNEKEKPGMMASVFKVNPFKSSTQTPKHEPQDAEPGDEFNEKEKPGMMAGVLHKVNPFKYSQPKDTQPLQRDVSSSEESLVDNNNLPEKPKSRGLKGFMHKVIPSRSSTPMSQEDTVDSDTSLKQDVQPLACSSESLNDGAVETHSVWYVDDPSNCELKTQPNEKRKTFRIKRIIPSGLFRAKDSNASADTQPLPQEVEVQTLEMVEMTALNDGSSLDPLEDEDGLLAWWRTVDGWTEWNEATQNNDAEEIVEQAADRVFMAARLFVRLFNHRGASLQQRILELVTLADAADNFHKKTVKASIGGGVASVAGSITTITGLILAPFTAGTSLIVTAVGIGVATAGGVASASANITDTVHSKTDRKKVEKMIQDYQEQINDIKECLEFLQEGMDTLEEWNFEQYAESISKKHLNQNVKHVMKEGGRAGKALVINTESLINTVQVLSVAGGAAKAAQAMSITTGVMSGLFLALDLFFLAKDSAELKKGAKTEFAAKIREVCKDLQDGLLELNRIKEELQKTMDGIEVEVEEEDEEILKSDLKKLIELED, encoded by the exons ATGTTTCGCAAAGAAAAGCGCTCAGCACCCACTGTTCCCTCACTTCCACCGAGATTGCCCACAGTTCCATCACTTCCACCGAGATTGCCCACAGTTCCATCACTTCCACCGAGGCCCAATGAACAG GATCTGGACAATCCAATCACACACAGCTCTGAAGTACAAGACTCAGGCGGAACCCAGCAG acACCCTCCACGGTTGGCAAAAGTGCCACTGAAGACTTGCCAGATGTAGGAACAAATCCCACACCG AACCCTGGTATGCTTAAAGGGGTCATGCAGAAGGTAAACCCATTCAAGACTTCCTCTCAA GTCCCTGAAACTGGAGGGTCTGAGTCATCAGGACAG CACCCGGGAATGTTTAAAGGGATGATCCAGAAAGTCAATCCATTCAAGTCTTCAACACAG GCACCAAAGCATGAGCCTCAGGATGCAGAGCCCCAAGAGCCCAGAGACGAATTCAATGAAAAAGAG aaaccaGGAATGATGGCAGGTGTATTACATAAAGTCAATCCATTCAAGTCTTCAACACAG ACACCAAAGCATGAGCCTCAGGATGCAGAGCCCAGAGATGAATTCAATGAAAAAGAG aaACCAGGAATGATGGCAAGTGTATTCAAAGTCAATCCATTCAAGTCTTCAACACAG ACACCAAAGCATGAGCCTCAGGATGCAGAGCCCAGAGATGAATTCAATGAAAAAGAG aAACCAGGAATGATGGCAAGTGTATTCAAAGTCAATCCATTCAAGTCTTCAACACAG ACACCAAAGCATGAGCCTCAGGATGCAGAGCCCGGAGATGAATTCAATGAAAAAGAG aaaccaGGAATGATGGCAGGTGTATTACATAAAGTCAATCCATTCAAATACTCACAGCCAAAG GACACGCAGCCTCTCCAGCGTGACGTCTCATCCAGCGAAGAAAGCCTGGTCGATAACAACAACTTGCCTGAGAAGCCG aaGAGCAGAGGGCTGAAGGGGTTTATGCACAAAGTCATACCATCAAGGTCGAGCACACCG ATGTCACAAGAGGATACTGTGGACTCTGATACATCTCTGAAGCAG GATGTCCAACCATTGGCGTGCAGCTCTGAGAGTTTAAATGATGGCGCAGTAGAGACACAT TCTGTTTGGTACGTAGATGATCCCAGCAACTGTGAGTTGAAAACTCAGCCAAATGAGAAAAGAAAG accTTCAGAATCAAAAGAATTATTCCAAGTGGGCTTTTTCGAGCAAAG GACTCAAACGCATCGGCCGACACACAGCCTTTGCCACAG GAGGTGGAGGTCCAAACACTGGAGATGGTTGAAATGACTGCACTCAATGATGGAAGCTCCTTAGACCCTTTGGAG GATGAAGATGGACTACTGGCATGGTGGAGAACAGTCGATG gctggACTGAGTGGAACGAGGCCACCCAGAATAATGACGCTGAGGA GATAGTGGAACAAGCGGCCGATCGTGTCTTCATGGCGGCTCGGCTCTTTGTTCGCCTTTTCAACCATCGTGGCGCTTCTCTGCAGCAGCGCATCCTGGAGCTCGTCACGCTGGCTGACGCCGCTGACAACTTTCACAAGAAGACTGTTAAGGCCAGCATCGGTGGTGGTGTGGCCAGCGTGGCAGGCTCTATTACCACCATCACCGGTCTGATCCTGGCCCCGTTCACGGCAGGAACGTCGCTCATTGTCACAGCTGTGGGTATCGGCGTTGCCACAGCGGGTGGCGTAGCCTCTGCCTCCGCCAACATCACAGACACGGTGCATTCGAAGACGGATCGTAAGAAGGTGGAAAAAATGATCCAAGACTACCAGGAGCAGATCAATGACATCAAAGAGTGTCTGGAGTTCTTGCAG GAAGGGATGGACACTCTTGAGGAGTGGAACTTTGAGCAGTACGCCGAGAGCATCTCCAAAAAACATCTCAACCAGAACGTCAAACATGTCATGAAGGAGGGCGGCCGGGCTGGCAAAGCTTTGGTCATTAACACAGAAAGCCTGATCAACACTGTCCAGGTCCTCAGTGTGGCGGGTGGTGCTGCCAAAGCAGCCCAGGCGATGAGCATCACCACTGGGGTCATGTCGGGCCTCTTCCTGGCACTAGATCTCTTCTTCTTGGCCAAGGACTCTGCAGAGCTGAAAAAGGGTGCCAAGACTGAGTTCGCCGCGAAAATCAGAGAAGTTTGCAAAGACCTACAGGATGGACTCCTGGAGCTGAACCGCATCAAGGAAGAGCTGCAGAAGACGATGGATGGCATCGAGGTGGAAGTGGAAGAAGAGGACGAGGAGATTTTGAAGTCTGATCTGAAGAAACTCATTGAGCTGGAAGATTGA
- the LOC133606655 gene encoding uncharacterized protein isoform X7 produces the protein MFRKEKRSAPTVPSLPPRLPTVPSLPPRLPTVPSLPPRPNEQDLDNPITHSSEVQDSGGTQQTPSTVGKSATEDLPDVGTNPTPNPGMLKGVMQKVNPFKTSSQVPETGGSESSGQHPGMFKGMIQKVNPFKSSTQAPKHEPQDAEPQEPRDEFNEKEKPGMMAGVLHKVNPFKSSTQTPKHEPQDAEPRDEFNEKEKPGMMAGVLHKVNPFKYSQPKDTQPLQRDVSSSEESLVDNNNLPEKPKSRGLKGFMHKVIPSRSSTPMSQEDTVDSDTSLKQDVQPLACSSESLNDGAVETHSVWYVDDPSNCELKTQPNEKRKTFRIKRIIPSGLFRAKDSNASADTQPLPQEVEVQTLEMVEMTALNDGSSLDPLEDEDGLLAWWRTVDGWTEWNEATQNNDAEEIVEQAADRVFMAARLFVRLFNHRGASLQQRILELVTLADAADNFHKKTVKASIGGGVASVAGSITTITGLILAPFTAGTSLIVTAVGIGVATAGGVASASANITDTVHSKTDRKKVEKMIQDYQEQINDIKECLEFLQEGMDTLEEWNFEQYAESISKKHLNQNVKHVMKEGGRAGKALVINTESLINTVQVLSVAGGAAKAAQAMSITTGVMSGLFLALDLFFLAKDSAELKKGAKTEFAAKIREVCKDLQDGLLELNRIKEELQKTMDGIEVEVEEEDEEILKSDLKKLIELED, from the exons ATGTTTCGCAAAGAAAAGCGCTCAGCACCCACTGTTCCCTCACTTCCACCGAGATTGCCCACAGTTCCATCACTTCCACCGAGATTGCCCACAGTTCCATCACTTCCACCGAGGCCCAATGAACAG GATCTGGACAATCCAATCACACACAGCTCTGAAGTACAAGACTCAGGCGGAACCCAGCAG acACCCTCCACGGTTGGCAAAAGTGCCACTGAAGACTTGCCAGATGTAGGAACAAATCCCACACCG AACCCTGGTATGCTTAAAGGGGTCATGCAGAAGGTAAACCCATTCAAGACTTCCTCTCAA GTCCCTGAAACTGGAGGGTCTGAGTCATCAGGACAG CACCCGGGAATGTTTAAAGGGATGATCCAGAAAGTCAATCCATTCAAGTCTTCAACACAG GCACCAAAGCATGAGCCTCAGGATGCAGAGCCCCAAGAGCCCAGAGACGAATTCAATGAAAAAGAG aaaccaGGAATGATGGCAGGTGTATTACATAAAGTCAATCCATTCAAGTCTTCAACACAG ACACCAAAGCATGAGCCTCAGGATGCAGAGCCCAGAGATGAATTCAATGAAAAAGAG aaaccaGGAATGATGGCAGGTGTATTACATAAAGTCAATCCATTCAAATACTCACAGCCAAAG GACACGCAGCCTCTCCAGCGTGACGTCTCATCCAGCGAAGAAAGCCTGGTCGATAACAACAACTTGCCTGAGAAGCCG aaGAGCAGAGGGCTGAAGGGGTTTATGCACAAAGTCATACCATCAAGGTCGAGCACACCG ATGTCACAAGAGGATACTGTGGACTCTGATACATCTCTGAAGCAG GATGTCCAACCATTGGCGTGCAGCTCTGAGAGTTTAAATGATGGCGCAGTAGAGACACAT TCTGTTTGGTACGTAGATGATCCCAGCAACTGTGAGTTGAAAACTCAGCCAAATGAGAAAAGAAAG accTTCAGAATCAAAAGAATTATTCCAAGTGGGCTTTTTCGAGCAAAG GACTCAAACGCATCGGCCGACACACAGCCTTTGCCACAG GAGGTGGAGGTCCAAACACTGGAGATGGTTGAAATGACTGCACTCAATGATGGAAGCTCCTTAGACCCTTTGGAG GATGAAGATGGACTACTGGCATGGTGGAGAACAGTCGATG gctggACTGAGTGGAACGAGGCCACCCAGAATAATGACGCTGAGGA GATAGTGGAACAAGCGGCCGATCGTGTCTTCATGGCGGCTCGGCTCTTTGTTCGCCTTTTCAACCATCGTGGCGCTTCTCTGCAGCAGCGCATCCTGGAGCTCGTCACGCTGGCTGACGCCGCTGACAACTTTCACAAGAAGACTGTTAAGGCCAGCATCGGTGGTGGTGTGGCCAGCGTGGCAGGCTCTATTACCACCATCACCGGTCTGATCCTGGCCCCGTTCACGGCAGGAACGTCGCTCATTGTCACAGCTGTGGGTATCGGCGTTGCCACAGCGGGTGGCGTAGCCTCTGCCTCCGCCAACATCACAGACACGGTGCATTCGAAGACGGATCGTAAGAAGGTGGAAAAAATGATCCAAGACTACCAGGAGCAGATCAATGACATCAAAGAGTGTCTGGAGTTCTTGCAG GAAGGGATGGACACTCTTGAGGAGTGGAACTTTGAGCAGTACGCCGAGAGCATCTCCAAAAAACATCTCAACCAGAACGTCAAACATGTCATGAAGGAGGGCGGCCGGGCTGGCAAAGCTTTGGTCATTAACACAGAAAGCCTGATCAACACTGTCCAGGTCCTCAGTGTGGCGGGTGGTGCTGCCAAAGCAGCCCAGGCGATGAGCATCACCACTGGGGTCATGTCGGGCCTCTTCCTGGCACTAGATCTCTTCTTCTTGGCCAAGGACTCTGCAGAGCTGAAAAAGGGTGCCAAGACTGAGTTCGCCGCGAAAATCAGAGAAGTTTGCAAAGACCTACAGGATGGACTCCTGGAGCTGAACCGCATCAAGGAAGAGCTGCAGAAGACGATGGATGGCATCGAGGTGGAAGTGGAAGAAGAGGACGAGGAGATTTTGAAGTCTGATCTGAAGAAACTCATTGAGCTGGAAGATTGA